The following proteins come from a genomic window of Peptoniphilus equinus:
- a CDS encoding YjcQ family protein has protein sequence MTFAHKITPLGIDYLTDNSFLNKAKDFLKDIKAIVPFV, from the coding sequence GTGACATTCGCACATAAAATCACACCTTTAGGAATTGACTATTTAACAGATAATTCGTTTTTAAACAAAGCGAAAGATTTTCTAAAAGACATCAAAGCTATTGTGCCTTTTGTATAA